Below is a genomic region from Raphanus sativus cultivar WK10039 chromosome 4, ASM80110v3, whole genome shotgun sequence.
TTCATTCCTCTGATGTTGAAACTTCCCAGGGCGTCTAAAGTTCTCTCGGGGCTGATTTCATCTACTGAGCTAAGTAACTGCTCCGGCGCACTCGATCTCAGCATCTCTAGGTCCTCCAGGAACCGCGAGTTCTCGTTGATCTCCACAGTTTTCTCCATCTGCACCAAAGTCAAAACATGTGGTGGAACATTTTAACGACTCTTCTCACAGAGTTTGTGATCCTGTAATGCAGAGAGGTTTGCTATGTAATGTTACCTTTAATAAAGCTTGGCGAGCGGCTTCTCTTTCAACTTCTCTCTGTCGCTTGGACTCGGCAGCAGCTTCTGCAGCGGCCTCTGCTTCAGCTTGGCGACGAGCATCTTCAGCTGCCTCTGCCTCAGCTTGTAGCCGTGCTCTCTCTGCCAAcacaaaatagaagtttttttCAGTTAGAAGAACATAAAAACTTGTTACCCGTAACAAGGATCAGGTGACTTTATAATATAAAcaacctttcttcttcttcagttcgAGTTCTTCTCTTTCCTTGCGAAGCTTTTCCGGATCGCCCTTATTACTATTCTGCTCTCATGCaaagttcatataaattaatagaattcTTAATAAACTAATTTCAATAGGGAGTGTAAATCCAGTTAAGTCAAATAAAGATTAGGCTAAACTGAGGACAAGTAGACAGACCTGTGGTAGTGTTTTCTCGCGTGCTTTTAGAATGATATCTGCAAACTTGTTCTTCAACAGCGCAGCTCTATATTTCTTCTCAGATGAAGCCGGATTTTCCACTGTATTTCCTAGAGTATTAAGTCTGTGAGATACTCACTTAATGACTCAACTAAATAAACTCTGCTTCTCACCATCATGCTGACCATCTGTTTCATCAGAACTAGGCTTTTGCTGAGATGTATTATCCATTGGTTCCGGAGCACCATTTGATTCTGTAATAAATGCACCAAATATGCAAACTGTAAGAAAAAACTATTTGACAGTAATTTTGCAACCAGTGGCAATCACCAACATCTATTACATTTCTCCACTGCAGTCAACTATAGTTGTTCTAACTcatgaaagaaagaaatatgGGAAGCTGAATAGCCCAGAGCAATAAAGGTAGAAAACCAACAAGCAAAACCTCAAGCTTATGATTTTAAATACTCACCACTTCCATCAAGAAGACCATCAATCCTCGTATCTTCATCTCTTTGAGCCTCAGAATTTGTAGTTTCAGGTATCTGGAAAGTTATCAGTTGCGTCGTTTAGATTCATAACAAACTACTCGCCTTGAAAAGCTAACATTGTATATTATACCTTGGAAGCACCTTCTTGGATCATGGGTTTAGCGTCATCAGACTGATCTTCAGAGCTCCCAGACTCAGAATCTGAAAAAAGCAACACCCAGTTCAATAACACACAGAACTTGATATAGCAACTGATGCTACGAAAACCTATCAAGCTCCCTATTTCATGCAAAACAAGATTCTAGGTGCAAATAAGAATATGAAACTTGATAGACAGGAAATATATTTGAGCAACCAAATGATCATATGgtaaaacaaaaacgaaaacGCTACAAATGATCATTAGTCGGTGATATATTATGCCATCCATAGAAAACCTAGAACAAGCAAGTTTTCTAAAGGAGTTGAGAATTTAATATGGATAACGACTAACCACTGGAGCTCCTTGAGATGGGAGGTTCGTTCCCACCGACATACTCATCAGCCATGTCACTCCCTAGAAAGGAACACAGAAGCAGAGCGAAGGTTAAAAAAATGGCGGACACAGAGATCACTGCAAGTATAAATCCAGAACATAATTTGTTAACAGATTCTGAGTTTCACCTCGTTGCAGCAACGAATTGCTAGGTCCTGATCCATTGAGAAGCTGCAACAAAAGAAATTTGATCCCTCTCAGTAAacttgagtttaaaattttgttccAGCTGGTGAGATGACAATTACCTCTATTTCGCATGGCTCAACGCTCGACTGCTTCGCTTCTTTCTCTTGGATATGTTCATCCAGCAGCTTTTTTAGACTGAATAGTACTTCATCACTTAGAACATCGATGTCTATCTCGATTTCATCTTCCGCAATTTCTCCTCCATTTGAACTGTGTTTCTTCAAGAAGTCAATGATCTGTGCAGGAAGTTCCTCCAGTAGTGACTCGAGCTGTTTCCCCAATCTATGCCTCTCCTCTGCTGTCATAAGTGGTTTCACTGGTTCAGGAACACTCTCTCTAACAGGAGAAACCATCTTTCTCTTCTTCGCCGGAGGAACAAACACAGCAGTTCTCTTCTCCTCACGAGGTTCCAATGTGGTTGCAGGCAAAGTTTGCATGCTACACACTGGTAGTTTCTTTTCAATAAGTTTCCACCGCGCTTCAAACAGTTTACTTAGGATATCCCCCATAATGTGAACATCATGCCCTGGAGGGTTATATGTCATCGCGTTTGCAAATGTAAGCCTCACATCAGCAGCAAACTCATGTGGACTTGAGTATCCACCAGATGCTAAGTTCTTCTTTATCGTCCCTAAGTCCATGGGATGCTTGATGATAGTGAGATAGTCTGGTATGTTAAGCTTCACTACATCAACCGGCGCCTGGAAAACCCAAGAATGCGGATGAGACCACAGCTTTTTCAGCAGCGTGTCACATTGCTTCATCAGTGTCACGTTAGTAGCGCTAGGGATAGACTCTTTAGCGGAAGACTCAAACTTCCCGGTGGAGCCACGGTTCCATCCACGAGAAGCCGTCCCAGGCTGCTGCCTAACATTCTTTCCAGGCCCCATTGCAAAATCAGATGGCCTCTTCGAATTGCTGACTCGAGATGATGATACCTTTTGAGCAGAGCTAAAACCCATTCTGGCACTAGTGGACGACACGGAGGGTGTGTTCATCCTCTGCAACTCAGCATTCTTAAGAACTATCTTAGTCTGCTCTAGCTCCAGTTTGAGCCGATGAATCAAATCTTTCCTCTCGGATTGTGACATGCTATACAAAGAAATGACTCGTCTCTGGACACCGTAAGGATCTTCATCATCAGAACTCAACTTAACACAGTTTCGTGCAGGAGTGCTTGAGTTCTCAGATGCAGTGACCTCAGTATCAATCTGCGCAGAGCTTCCAGAGCCCTCTGATTCATCAGGCGCCTCGAAAGTATTCCGATAATACCCTCCAGGGAAAGCAGCACTCTCAACCATTTCCTTTTGGCAAGAAAGAACTTCAACAAATATAAAACCCTTCCTCGCTTCTAAAAATCACAATTTGCAAGAGACCTGCATCACATATATCAACAGAAACTAATAACTCACAGAGACAGTTCCTATTCCCATTTCAACAGATAAAGTTCAAATATTTGCAACATATACTCAAAAAAATTAAGACGTCGGCAACAAACTTGTTATAACACAGACATCAAGATCTAAACAATGTTAACTAATCATTGTCCTAAAAAAAATCGGTCTAGGGTAGGCAGGCGGCAAATCAAACCTAAACGATTTTTTTCAGGAACGATTTGTTCCAGGCGCCTGCCTAATCAATAATCACTTTAGGTACTGCCTAGCGATTCTCGAACATTGGAATTAATAATATGccgaaacaacaaaaaaatactcaTGTTTTGCTTACCCAATTTCACTTATATAGTTTTTGGAGCCCTAATCAGATGCCAAATCAAATGAAACCTTCTTTTCCAGCTCTAATCATTCAATTTAGCAAAAACCCATAACCAAACCAGATTGAATGTTACCATTAGCAGCTCCAAATAGCTGAATCTTCACGAGCCCTCCTCCACGGAAATCAACTTCAAATCAAACCAAGACAGGAACTTTCAAACCTCAATCAACCTCAGATGCGACTTGCGAGCTCCCCACGAAGTACCAATCAAAAGGGAAGCAATTATTCCGGGAAAAGGGGGGAATTTTACAGAAACCCTAGAACGAAAAATCGCCCCCAAAGATCCGTGAaccaaccaaaccaaaccaaaccaaacgcTTCACGAAGCAGAAGAAgattgaaacaacaacaaaccCTAGAATCTCGAATCGAATTACGGAAACAAACCTAGAGACTCTCGAGATCGAATCGTCGGCGATTTGTAAAATATCAGAGCTTTTTCGCGTGAGAGAAAAATAAGGTTTGGATACAGAACCAAGTCGGGGAGGATCGACAAAAGCCTAAAAAATTAGTCTGATCGGACGGACTGTGTTGATTGTTGTAATAGCCGCCAGATCTACATCCAACGGCCAGTATGATTATTGTCTGCCGTGAGTTAACGATTACTTAACGTGGTTATTCCTTTTAAGTGTCCTACGTGGCTTTCGTTTTTAACGGTAGACATTCTAGCGTCACCGTCACGAGCGTCTGACGTTATTAGACAGTGATAGTTGACTTTTTTACTACCGGTCAAGTGGTCATGTGAGTTTGCGTGTTGATTTAACTCACTGTCCCTCCTATCTAGAAGCCACTGGTGAGTTCAGTACGCTAGATTGCTAGAAGAAAACGGAAAGGAGTTTGTTTCTTCAATAACGAAACAACATGAAGTTTGTTGTTGGAAAAAATTAAATGACATGCATGTCATGTGTTTCCTCAGATTATTGATTTGTGTACCACTGTACCGTTTTTGGTTGTTCGAATAAATTTCTAGGATGTGTCTCGAGTGTTTCCAGTTTCATTTGTAGATATATCACATGTATATGTGACTCTGTAGTACAGTGTCACATGTAGATTATATTTCGCGTTGACCTAAATAGCAATATAGTGTTTCTCATAGACTTAGTAGCTCCAAAGTACATTCACGATTCCATAAGAAAATGTTAGAAGAGTTCCCCTAAAATCTTTCTTACATTAGACCCGAGACCATTGCGAGTACGGGAACTCAGTTCGACAGAACACAAAACAAATAATTGGGCTGAGCCCGTATACATCTGTTAAAAAAATAAGTCCAGCTGAGGATCATCATAAGCtatttgatttctaaaatataaactCCGATTGCCCCTCCCGTATACACCATATGGCTCGTGATGTTAATTGTTTATTAGGCTATGTTTGGCTTTGGACCTTTGGTTccattttttttagttattgttaTAGTACGTGATAAGGGTAAGAgaattttatgataataaaCCTGATATAAAACACAGATAGAATACATATGTGGACAGAATACAGAAGGTGTAAACACGGGATTGCTTGAGGAATTTCAGCTACCTTGCCAACAACAACCGGTATTGTAACTCAAATCTATCCCCATGTTTATtagaaggaaaagaaaattattgaACTCATATGGTTCGTTCATGCCTTCATTCAACACTGAGCCAGACTCAGGGATgcataataaaagaaaataaagaaaaaaaaatagagtcgAACTTGGGGTTTTCCTGGTTGCATAAGCTAGCATTTACCATCTAATCCAACaagtttttaatgttttctttaataaaaactgaattttgaatattattaaggGTGCATATGACCCTATAGCTCATAAGCTGGTTTCGCCACTGACCATACTCTAGTAATGTTTTAGGGGATTTATTTTAGGTTCTcttgctttagttttttttttaatttatttattttttccacGAAAAATACAACTGCTCTAGAACTAttacaaaaactcaaaaaacaCGAACCAAAGCAAAACAGCCACAAAAAACTTCTCACTATACAAGTCTCTTTCAACTCTTATCTCCACTCAACTAGCTTCTCTCTACACTTCCAACTACCCAAATCCACTCATCCAAGTACCCATAAGGGTAATATCCTTTCTTCTGGATCTGTGTGCTCTCGACAGAGGGTCAAGCTTGGCTTGAATTAGTTGCTTTGTCTCTGTAATTGTTGCCTGAGCTGACCGGAAAGCATGGTTGTGAATTCGACCATTCCTCTCCTTCCAAACATAGTAAACTGTCGCTTGATATAAAAGTCTGACTATCAGCTTCACAAACTCATCTGACAATGGATTTTTCAACCATCTTAGACCCTCTTCAAACATGACCGGAGGCGTTATACTAAGCCTAGAGCAGAAGAAAGCCCAGATCTCCAAACTGTAAAGACAGTCAAAGAACAAATGCTGTCTCGACTCCTCCGAGGTGTTACATAACACACAAGTCGCAGGGACTTGCATTCCCCAAGCTCTCAGTCTGTCTCTTGTTCCCAATCGGTTTCGAGCTAGGACCCAAGTAATGAAAGCATGTTTTGGTGTCATACCTTGAAACCAGACCTGAGGATGCCAAAACACTGGCTCTCCTTGCGGATGCAACGCCTCCCAAGTGTCCTTTTCGTAGAGAAAGAACTCGAGGCCGCTCTGTTTCCTGGCTTCCACAAGTAGGTGTCATCAACCTCTGACGAATAGATCACTTGAGCATCTGGCAGACAATCGTGAATATGAAAACAAGTCGCGTAAATAAAGTACAACATGCAAACTTCCACGAAACGcaatatgaaaaacaaaattagaagtTTTATCActgattttctcaaaaaaaaaagttttattagtGATGCATCCAAATGTTATATACAAGTTTTATTTTAACATCATAGTGGGAGTTACAACATTTGATATTTATTAGACATATTTCACTGTAATGGTAagttaaatttttgaataataattttcaaaataaatgtgaTGTTTACAACTCCAGATACCTTTAAGAAAAACTCCGGATACTATTTTCAAAATAGATATGATGTATGAGAAAAGAATCAGCCAGACTATACATgtaataattaaacataatctcatatatattaatcatggAACATTACAATATGTTTTGTAGGCACGTGTCATCATTAAAATGATTCTTAGAAATCCTCTGGAAAATAAGTTggttcatataaatatttattatactttttattaaactaactatctcATTGATCAGTAGTCTTAAATTATTTCcataaataaaagctacgtaaGTTTCtatccttaaataaaagctacaaaattacctaatatgattaacgtatatatgataattaatgattataaatcatacatatttgataaaaaaattgtatcttctacattttattttaattaatattattaaaaattaaaatcacattaagcatattttaaaaaatagatttttcatatatgttatattttgaattttttgaaaagTCTATAAATTACGTAAAATGGTAAGATGTTAAAAgatgttattttttataatggaACCCGatctgaaacaaaatatttcggatatcgaatatatccaaaccagatttatataattaaatatattaattatttttaaaatttaatatccaaaacaatatacaaaatatataaaatgttattaagttgtttaaaatacttggaaatatatacaaatagttaaaaatacatgtttataaCAGTTAAAtgatactcaaaataccaatacttcaactatctattgatttcttatccgaatattgaaagctaaaccaaattttatgttaagtttaagtattttagctttcattatacacatttatatgttataaatatctttttgtttttatattttgagaaatttaaagtatatactTTTCCATGTATTTGGAATACCTCTAGattaagttaaaacaaaaatccaaaatagtAATGTGATAATACAGTATATTAACGAAGGAGCGGGATTTCGGATTGATTGGGTCTAAAAAACTTGGGTTAGTAGTTATCTGATGGATGCTTATATGTTAGCGTATCTATGGTGATGGGACGTCAAGATTATGGTCCCGATCCAACCAAATGCTGGACGAACGAGAGACCTCCATCTATTATACCACTATCGAAAGCGACAGTACACGTGGAGCCTCTCACGCCAATAGAACCCTACTTGAACCACATAAAGAGTACTACAAGTTACTCGATCAATACTttagattatataaataaatataatgtcaGATGCCATCTCTGATTGACTGATTCGTCTCTACTTTCTAGAGATgctaaaattcgtttttttataaaaaaaaaaaaatcttttcgTACATGATGATTGTGTTGCTCTATagcttatttaaaaaaactcgAGTGCATCGTTTAGttgaaagatttttttctttctaactCCGTTTGGTTGAAATCTCAAAGACGGAGACCTGTTAAGCCAACCTGTTAAGGAGGTCGGATACAGCTTTAGTATTTCCTTACAACAATGATCAAAACCACCATAAATGTACTTTCTTTCAGGAATTTTGCAGAAACTTAGACCAATCACAGTGCTCGCACAAGTGTTTCTAAATAAACACAATGTTTTTTACTGCTGGTATGCTAAATGATAAGAGATTGGTGGGACTAATTATTGAGTCCTTAGATTGTTTAATTAGAGCATCGTTATTGGTAGTCCTTAGGATTAGGtccttaatatacatatatgtatatgtatatattatataagcgtatatatatgtttgctaaggactttacggaaaccAAAGCCGAAAGTCCTTATTTAAGGAACTTTCGGTTTTggtttccgtaaagtccttagcacacatatatatacgcttatataatatatacatacacatatatgtgtatCAAGGACCTAATCCTAAGGCCTACCAATAATCTTGCTCTTAGTATTTTGATGTTAAGAGAGAAAAACAAGGACATTTCCAAAATGTTAAGATTATTGATAGGACTTTTGTTGAGTCCTTAGgacaaataattgtttttagtttGTTGCAATTCTGAAGGAAAGAAGAATTAACTACCGTAATAGCTCAAGTAAAAACACGTAGTAATATTAGTTACCAACAAGCAACAACTCAATTCAAGGATTTTACTGTATCTAACACGGATGATGAGAACATGTTCATCTGAATAAACTCTCCTAAAAGTTGGTTCACTCTTATTAATTGCATATAACGACAGTTGTGCTGTTATGATCGACATCACTTGTTTCATAGATGGTTGGtgttgttgctgctgttgtTGCATCATCCACTGCTTCATTTTCATGGACATTTCAATTCAGTTCTCATTTCAAATATGCAAGAAACAAATGATGTATAGGTTTTAAGATACCTTGCCCTGAGATGCTTTATGCCAACCATTGTCACGATGCCCACCATCATCCATTTGATAATACAGCTTCAACGAAACTGAGCAAACTAATGGAAAagccaaaacaaaatatatttttttaaaattcatgcaCATAGCTAATCATTAAAGATTGCCAATAGACCATTTTAATGCAGGCATTACTAGTATTGGTGAACATAAATTGACACTGAAGCaagaaagttttgaaattaatgTATCAATTCTCAAGCATATGTTTGCATGTGGCTAAATAGAAACAGGTGATAGAAATcaacaaaaattgtaaaagcAGAGTAGATGGAAGTAAGGACAGAGAAAGAATGTCATGATTGACAAGGAGCTGATCCATGAACATCATCTACCATACTTCGTTACAAACAAACAAGACACACACACATGAGCCTAAACTCCTAATCAGTTTGCAGCTCATTCGACAGAACACAACACAATaagtttttttaacaaacattATCTTCCTAATCAAACCCCCTCTGACAGACCAAACatgcaaataaataaaaatagatgtGAAAGTTCAAAAATCGGAGCTATTAATAGTACTACTGAGAAAAACAGAGTCGAAACTCGAAACACACAATCATGTAAAAAAATGCAACAAAAGCTTCAATTAGAAGAAGTAGCTATCGCCAACTTGTGCAAGTTAGACAAGTTCAGATTCTACCCagaaaaatcatcaaatttggtatgaagagaaaacaaaagagGTAAGAAGAGCAAAACATGCAACTGATATGTTCTCCAATGGTCAAACACTGCTTCTTAACAAGTTTGAACTCCTTAAAATTCTCTGGATCCAAACACCCTACAAAACCCAACAAAGTCTTTAAAGATctaaagagaagagaaaagagaagcaaTCAAAACGAAAACAGAGAGAACAGAACAACAAAAACAAGACCCAAAAAGTGTTGGTTGAAAGTGTTGTTGAAATATAGGAAAAAAACAAGATGATTGCTTTGCCGAGCTCTTCCTCTTACAAAATCGAAAGAGAAATTGAAGATTGCTTCGATGATTCCGAAAATAAGGCACAACGGCGAGAATCAAATCGGCGAGAAGCAATAATCAGCTCAGAAAAGTTTGAGAAAGAGCAATTGCAATCggaagaaaacaacaacttCAACCTAACCTCAAATCAACGGcaaaagagaaaggagaagagaagaagatggagtCGTCGAGATttcaagagagagaaagagatgggATGAAAAGGCAACACGTGTCTCATAAGGACGTCTAATTTTGTATCTAAGCTAAGGACGTCCTTCGGTTAATtgcatatttttgatttattttttgacaaataaTGACTTAGGACAAACCTAAGAAGCACCGATAATAGTGCTCCAAGAACTATCCCGTGACTCTGCATTATCTAATACGTGATCATGTTTATTCAATTATATTAATTTGTGGTGGTGCATGAAAACAAATTCTACCAACTATgttttaatatagtatatattttttgatttaatataGTATATAGGTAATATATGTTCTTTgcttttaaatctaaaataaactTGAACCTGCCCACTAAAACCCTCAATTACTCACAAATATCAGGTACAGAGAATATATATACTTTGATTATAActctaactagattttgatccgcgcttagAAAGCgcgaattttttaaatataaataaataatttaagattgttatatatttatgttataaaatcGTATTATATTGAAAAAGTGAATATGTTTAAATCTATATATGATTATCTTATTAA
It encodes:
- the LOC108853793 gene encoding transcription factor GTE8 isoform X2, with the protein product MVESAAFPGGYYRNTFEAPDESEGSGSSAQIDTEVTASENSSTPARNCVKLSSDDEDPYGVQRRVISLYSMSQSERKDLIHRLKLELEQTKIVLKNAELQRMNTPSVSSTSARMGFSSAQKVSSSRVSNSKRPSDFAMGPGKNVRQQPGTASRGWNRGSTGKFESSAKESIPSATNVTLMKQCDTLLKKLWSHPHSWVFQAPVDVVKLNIPDYLTIIKHPMDLGTIKKNLASGGYSSPHEFAADVRLTFANAMTYNPPGHDVHIMGDILSKLFEARWKLIEKKLPVCSMQTLPATTLEPREEKRTAVFVPPAKKRKMVSPVRESVPEPVKPLMTAEERHRLGKQLESLLEELPAQIIDFLKKHSSNGGEIAEDEIEIDIDVLSDEVLFSLKKLLDEHIQEKEAKQSSVEPCEIELLNGSGPSNSLLQRGSDMADEYVGGNEPPISRSSSDSESGSSEDQSDDAKPMIQEGASKIPETTNSEAQRDEDTRIDGLLDGSESNGAPEPMDNTSQQKPSSDETDGQHDVENPASSEKKYRAALLKNKFADIILKAREKTLPQNSNKGDPEKLRKEREELELKKKKERARLQAEAEAAEDARRQAEAEAAAEAAAESKRQREVEREAARQALLKMEKTVEINENSRFLEDLEMLRSSAPEQLLSSVDEISPERTLDALGSFNIRGMNPLEQLGLYMKEDDDEEEPEAPPAVPKLATDVEEGEID
- the LOC108853793 gene encoding transcription factor GTE8 isoform X1, with the translated sequence MVESAAFPGGYYRNTFEAPDESEGSGSSAQIDTEVTASENSSTPARNCVKLSSDDEDPYGVQRRVISLYSMSQSERKDLIHRLKLELEQTKIVLKNAELQRMNTPSVSSTSARMGFSSAQKVSSSRVSNSKRPSDFAMGPGKNVRQQPGTASRGWNRGSTGKFESSAKESIPSATNVTLMKQCDTLLKKLWSHPHSWVFQAPVDVVKLNIPDYLTIIKHPMDLGTIKKNLASGGYSSPHEFAADVRLTFANAMTYNPPGHDVHIMGDILSKLFEARWKLIEKKLPVCSMQTLPATTLEPREEKRTAVFVPPAKKRKMVSPVRESVPEPVKPLMTAEERHRLGKQLESLLEELPAQIIDFLKKHSSNGGEIAEDEIEIDIDVLSDEVLFSLKKLLDEHIQEKEAKQSSVEPCEIELLNGSGPSNSLLQRGSDMADEYVGGNEPPISRSSSDSESGSSEDQSDDAKPMIQEGASKIPETTNSEAQRDEDTRIDGLLDGSESNGAPEPMDNTSQQKPSSDETDGQHDGNTVENPASSEKKYRAALLKNKFADIILKAREKTLPQNSNKGDPEKLRKEREELELKKKKERARLQAEAEAAEDARRQAEAEAAAEAAAESKRQREVEREAARQALLKMEKTVEINENSRFLEDLEMLRSSAPEQLLSSVDEISPERTLDALGSFNIRGMNPLEQLGLYMKEDDDEEEPEAPPAVPKLATDVEEGEID